In Mechercharimyces sp. CAU 1602, the genomic window TAGTATACATGGTGCAATGTGGAGATGGCAGTTTATATACAGGTATTACGAAACAATTGGAAAAAAGGTTAGCAGAACATCGCGCGGGTAAAGGGGCAAAATATACTCGTGGTAGAAATCCACTGACTGTTCGTTATGTGGAGATGGGGCTAACTCA contains:
- a CDS encoding GIY-YIG nuclease family protein; this translates as MSDHEDYVVYMVQCGDGSLYTGITKQLEKRLAEHRAGKGAKYTRGRNPLTVRYVEMGLTHSKALRREQVIKRLRRTEKLKLIAAYEGTVLGE